The Zygotorulaspora mrakii chromosome 3, complete sequence genome includes a region encoding these proteins:
- the TMA19 gene encoding Tma19p (similar to Saccharomyces cerevisiae TMA19 (YKL056C); ancestral locus Anc_2.584): MLIYKDIFSGDELLSDAYDLKEVDGAIYEADCAMVKVGGDNVDIGANPSAEDGGDDIDDGSEVVNNVVHSFRLQPTAFDKKSFLTYIKGYMKSVKSKLQDTNPDAIPTFEKGAQAYAKKVIGSFKDWEFYTGESMDPDAMIVMLNYREDGVTPFVAIWKHGVDEEKI; this comes from the coding sequence ATGCTAATTTACAAAGATATTTTCTCTGGTGACGAATTATTGTCCGATGCCTACGACTTGAAGGAGGTCGATGGTGCCATCTACGAAGCTGACTGTGCTATGGTCAAGGTTGGTGGTGACAACGTTGATATCGGTGCAAACCCTTCCGCTGAAGACGGTGGTgatgacattgatgatggtTCTGAAGTTGTCAACAACGTTGTTCACTCTTTCCGTTTGCAACCAACTGCCTTCGACAAAAAATCCTTCTTGACTTACATCAAGGGTTACATGAAGTCTGTCAAGAGCAAATTGCAAGACACTAACCCAGATGCTATTCCAACTTTCGAAAAGGGTGCCCAAGCTTACGCCAAGAAAGTTATTGGTTCTTTTAAAGACTGGGAATTCTACACTGGTGAATCTATGGACCCAGATGCCATGATCGTCATGTTGAACTACCGTGAAGACGGTGTTACCCCATTTGTTGCCATCTGGAAACATGGTGTGGACGAAGAAAAGATCTAA
- the OAR1 gene encoding 3-oxoacyl-[acyl-carrier-protein] reductase (NADPH) (similar to Saccharomyces cerevisiae OAR1 (YKL055C); ancestral locus Anc_2.585) encodes MTNVLPVAIVTGASRGIGKSIVNRLSREGISCIAIASSKKSIEGIKLDDPLMLIHEKQRHRSLAIDLSQWPQWTASEKHFGIDYHENKSGYFPLYDMWKDSDTIYQPTLLVNCAGITQQSLSVRTDVDTITKLMNVNFMSSVSLTNMTLKQMIKNRKRTRADTRTNRPCIINICSVLATSDLTVPGTSVYAASKAALSQYTKVVAQEVNPCNIAIVSISPGLVPATDMLKGLECDGQSHLQKLASTFGTCTPEQIASQVWDIYNSTE; translated from the coding sequence ATGACAAATGTTCTTCCGGTCGCAATTGTCACTGGTGCTTCAAGAGGTATTGGAAAATCTATAGTCAATAGATTGTCAAGGGAGGGCATAAGCTGTATTGCCATAGCTTCTTCCAAGAAGAGCATCGAAGGGATTAAACTTGATGACCCACTAATGCTTATACACGAGAAACAAAGACATCGCTCGCTAGCAATAGATCTAAGTCAATGGCCGCAATGGACCGCAAGCGAGAAGCACTTCGGCATAGATTACCACGAGAACAAGTCCGGCTACTTTCCATTATATGACATGTGGAAGGATAGTGATACAATTTATCAACCCACTCTTTTAGTCAACTGCGCTGGAATCACACAGCAGTCCCTAAGTGTTAGAACAGATGTCGACACAATTACGAAATTAATGAACGTGAACTTCATGAGCAGCGTAAGCCTAACTAATATGACTCTGAAACAGATGATCAAGAATCGCAAACGAACTCGCGCTGACACACGCACGAATCGGCCCTGCATAATCAACATTTGTTCCGTTCTTGCCACGTCTGACCTCACAGTTCCAGGGACCTCAGTATACGCAGCATCAAAGGCTGCATTGTCCCAATACACCAAAGTAGTGGCGCAAGAGGTAAACCCCTGCAACATCGCTATCGTATCAATCTCACCCGGCCTAGTCCCTGCCACAGATATGCTCAAAGGCTTAGAATGCGATGGGCAATCGCACCTTCAGAAGCTCGCCAGCACTTTCGGTACATGTACCCCAGAGCAAATAGCGTCACAGGTCTGGGATATATACAATTCCACAGAGTAA